A portion of the Pedobacter cryoconitis genome contains these proteins:
- a CDS encoding DEAD/DEAH box helicase, whose translation MSLDKLKLSKPLITAMTDAGYLTPKEIQAKTMSRILGGQDILAVGPEGSGKTTAYILGVLMRLKYTKDDAPKVLILVADKDRAIAVIDQFISLSKNRDLNIVGLYGTGGVEAEVNELVLGIDIVVATPTRARAIYLKLGLNLSKLQTFIVDDAALIVQQGMQLPVCELARSAGKCQHLVFTEVIHEKLTKMTDQFLNFPTVIEVEDFGDSKTETVAQVLYQVPNYKTKINLLRHLLRDDEVFNKVVVFVNSRLTAQKVAISIASPKEMEFSMFRPLHFDENGFDDFEDFKQSEEARVLVVANQGEGPLNLDGIPFIFHFDVPEEKETFLSRIIKNKENPEEVVAITFATDMELVQVKKIEQSIGQKLELMDLPEELLVEKTLRTKGFDKNRVVKVKAEEPAGGGAYHEKKESNSKNYNYGIGQKAKMTMKKKHS comes from the coding sequence GTGTCGTTAGATAAATTAAAACTAAGTAAGCCCCTGATTACAGCAATGACTGATGCAGGGTACTTAACTCCCAAAGAAATCCAGGCGAAAACTATGTCTAGAATTCTGGGTGGACAGGATATACTTGCTGTAGGTCCGGAGGGATCAGGTAAAACAACAGCCTATATCCTTGGCGTTTTAATGCGGTTGAAGTATACGAAAGATGATGCGCCAAAAGTATTAATATTAGTGGCAGATAAGGACCGTGCAATTGCTGTAATTGATCAGTTTATTTCATTAAGTAAAAACAGAGACCTGAATATTGTTGGTCTTTATGGTACTGGTGGGGTAGAAGCTGAAGTTAATGAGTTGGTTTTAGGTATCGATATTGTTGTCGCTACACCAACCAGGGCAAGAGCTATCTATTTGAAACTGGGTTTGAACTTAAGTAAACTTCAGACTTTTATTGTAGATGATGCTGCGCTGATTGTACAACAGGGAATGCAGTTGCCTGTTTGTGAATTGGCAAGAAGTGCTGGTAAATGTCAGCATTTGGTTTTCACAGAGGTTATCCATGAAAAATTAACAAAAATGACGGATCAGTTCCTGAATTTCCCTACTGTAATTGAAGTAGAGGATTTTGGGGATTCAAAAACTGAAACCGTTGCACAGGTACTTTACCAGGTTCCGAATTATAAGACTAAAATAAATCTGCTGCGTCATTTATTACGTGATGATGAAGTATTCAATAAAGTAGTAGTTTTTGTGAATTCAAGGCTTACTGCACAAAAAGTGGCGATCAGTATCGCAAGCCCTAAAGAAATGGAATTTTCTATGTTCAGGCCTTTACATTTTGATGAAAATGGTTTTGACGATTTTGAAGATTTCAAACAAAGTGAAGAAGCAAGAGTCCTTGTGGTAGCCAATCAGGGTGAAGGCCCCTTAAATTTAGATGGTATTCCATTTATCTTCCATTTTGATGTACCTGAAGAAAAGGAAACTTTCTTAAGCCGTATTATTAAAAACAAGGAAAATCCTGAAGAGGTCGTAGCTATTACATTTGCGACAGATATGGAGCTTGTTCAGGTAAAAAAGATTGAGCAGTCAATTGGTCAGAAACTTGAATTAATGGACTTACCTGAAGAGCTTTTAGTAGAAAAAACACTGAGAACAAAAGGTTTTGATAAAAACCGTGTAGTAAAGGTGAAAGCTGAAGAGCCTGCTGGTGGCGGAGCTTACCATGAGAAAAAAGAAAGCAATTCAAAGAATTATAATTATGGTATCGGCCAGAAGGCAAAGATGACTATGAAGAAAAAACACTCTTAA
- a CDS encoding alpha/beta hydrolase family protein, protein MKKSLLTLFLFTAATSVFAQDAVNYQLPPQAISDLLLAKPTPTVSLDSKAEWMLLSTRNSYPSVEELAMPEFRIAGLRINPNNFSPSRQTFINDFTLKNIKTGKIAKIIGLPAPLAAANAAWNPSQNKISFTQTTQKGVDLYIIDIATLKAVKINQQPLNVTLGGGITWVDDQTVLYRVATKPASAVPVKPLLPKGPSIQQNVGKAAPNPTYQDLIKTPFDEQLFEFFATSQLVQYKNGTQTLIGQPAMYADVNVSPDKKYLLQETISKPFSYLVPAYGFPVIVKITDLSGKSIKVLAELPSKESTPSGNDNTQNVPRGYEWRADEAATITWAQPLDSGLIKKQVPFHDAVYALSAPFSGEAKELFKTVTRYRETIWGNGTLALVKEELRGKQTIKLSRYNPTTGTIETLYELNETDNYNNPGNPVTEKNAFGRQVVQTVDNGTKLLMNNMIGSSPKGDLPFLAKFDLASKKNEIIWRSAEGSYEYVADVLDANKLVLLTRKESQKDVPNYYIKNLVLRIADRPVTDFTNPYPGLEGTTKEKITYKRADGIDLTGNLYLPKGYDKAKDGPLPTLIWAYPREFNSAADAAQIRGSKDRFTMLSWGSPIYWVTQGYAVLDNAEMPIVAKEGKKPNDTFVDQLKLNAEAAINKLADLGVGDRNRMAVGGHSYGAFMTANLLAHTNLFKAGIARSGAYNRTLTPFGFQNEDRTYWEVPQLYYEMSPFSYADKIKTPLLLIHGDSDDNTGTFPINSERLFNAIKGHGGTTRLVFLPYEAHGYRGKENILHCLWEMNSWLDKYVKNAK, encoded by the coding sequence ATGAAAAAATCATTACTGACCTTATTTTTATTTACGGCTGCCACAAGCGTATTTGCACAAGATGCGGTCAATTACCAACTGCCACCTCAAGCAATTTCCGATCTTTTATTAGCCAAGCCCACACCTACAGTGAGCCTTGACAGTAAAGCAGAATGGATGCTGCTCAGTACCAGAAACTCCTATCCTTCTGTAGAAGAATTGGCAATGCCAGAATTCCGCATCGCAGGATTGCGCATTAACCCTAATAATTTCTCTCCAAGCAGACAGACATTCATTAACGACTTTACGCTAAAAAATATTAAAACAGGAAAAATTGCCAAAATTATTGGCCTTCCTGCGCCATTGGCTGCAGCTAACGCAGCCTGGAATCCTTCACAAAATAAAATCTCCTTCACACAGACCACACAAAAAGGTGTTGATTTATATATTATAGATATTGCGACGTTAAAAGCGGTTAAAATCAATCAACAACCTTTAAATGTAACTTTAGGTGGCGGAATTACCTGGGTAGATGATCAGACCGTTTTATATAGAGTAGCGACAAAGCCAGCCAGTGCGGTCCCGGTCAAACCGTTATTGCCTAAAGGCCCATCTATACAACAGAATGTTGGCAAGGCTGCACCAAACCCAACCTATCAGGATTTAATTAAAACCCCATTTGACGAGCAATTATTTGAATTCTTTGCAACTTCGCAATTGGTTCAATATAAAAATGGAACGCAGACCTTAATCGGACAGCCTGCGATGTATGCTGATGTGAATGTTTCTCCAGACAAAAAATACCTGTTGCAAGAAACAATCAGCAAGCCTTTCTCTTACCTGGTACCTGCTTATGGTTTCCCTGTTATTGTAAAAATCACGGACCTGTCTGGTAAATCGATTAAAGTTCTGGCAGAATTACCTTCTAAAGAAAGTACGCCATCCGGAAATGACAATACACAGAATGTTCCCCGCGGTTATGAGTGGAGAGCAGATGAGGCGGCAACCATCACCTGGGCACAGCCACTGGACAGCGGACTGATCAAAAAACAAGTTCCATTTCATGATGCAGTCTATGCGTTAAGCGCACCATTCTCTGGTGAGGCTAAAGAGCTTTTTAAAACAGTTACCCGTTACCGTGAAACTATCTGGGGAAATGGAACTCTTGCCCTGGTTAAGGAAGAACTTCGTGGTAAGCAAACCATCAAATTAAGTCGCTATAACCCAACTACTGGAACAATCGAAACTTTGTATGAATTGAATGAAACTGATAATTACAATAATCCTGGTAATCCGGTTACAGAAAAGAATGCTTTTGGCCGTCAGGTTGTACAAACTGTAGACAACGGGACCAAGTTATTAATGAACAATATGATAGGCTCATCTCCAAAAGGAGATTTACCTTTCCTGGCGAAATTTGACCTGGCTTCTAAAAAGAACGAGATTATCTGGCGTAGTGCAGAAGGTTCTTATGAATATGTAGCAGATGTACTGGACGCTAATAAATTAGTGTTGTTAACCAGAAAAGAGTCACAAAAGGATGTGCCTAACTATTATATTAAAAACCTGGTACTTAGAATAGCAGACAGACCAGTAACTGATTTTACCAATCCGTACCCGGGTCTGGAAGGCACTACTAAAGAAAAAATTACATACAAGCGTGCTGATGGTATAGATCTGACTGGTAATTTATATTTGCCAAAAGGTTATGACAAGGCTAAAGATGGCCCATTACCTACCTTAATCTGGGCTTATCCACGCGAATTTAACTCTGCGGCTGATGCAGCGCAAATCAGAGGTTCCAAAGATCGTTTCACGATGTTAAGCTGGGGTTCTCCGATTTACTGGGTTACACAAGGATATGCAGTGCTTGACAATGCAGAAATGCCAATTGTGGCCAAGGAAGGAAAAAAACCTAACGATACATTTGTTGATCAGTTAAAATTAAATGCAGAAGCTGCGATCAATAAGCTTGCTGATCTTGGTGTTGGAGATAGAAACAGAATGGCAGTAGGCGGACATAGCTATGGTGCATTCATGACCGCAAATCTCTTAGCCCATACCAACCTGTTTAAAGCTGGTATTGCCCGTAGTGGTGCATATAACAGAACTTTGACTCCTTTTGGATTTCAGAATGAAGACCGTACTTATTGGGAAGTTCCACAGTTATATTATGAAATGAGCCCTTTCAGTTATGCGGATAAGATCAAAACCCCACTGTTATTGATTCATGGAGACTCTGATGACAATACAGGTACTTTCCCAATTAACAGTGAGCGTTTATTTAATGCAATCAAAGGTCATGGTGGAACAACAAGGTTAGTCTTCTTACCTTATGAAGCACATGGTTACCGTGGTAAAGAAAACATCTTACACTGTCTGTGGGAGATGAATTCCTGGTTGGACAAATATGTAAAAAACGCAAAGTAA
- a CDS encoding 5' nucleotidase, NT5C type translates to MNRDRKTIAIDMDGVIADTEAQFMDWYEKEHGIRVPREERLGVPEQDGFPDKTAVRRYVYTPGFFRTIPVMPGAIEAVKTLMEDYEVFIVSAATEFPQCLAEKLEWLNEYFPFISWTNIVLCGDKSIIDTDYLIDDHCKNLDFCKGKPIMFNGSHNVNQLHHTRVMNWDEVLALFAQEELSV, encoded by the coding sequence ATGAATAGAGACAGAAAAACAATAGCCATCGATATGGATGGAGTAATTGCCGATACAGAAGCACAGTTTATGGATTGGTATGAAAAGGAACACGGAATACGGGTTCCAAGAGAAGAAAGACTAGGTGTGCCGGAGCAGGATGGATTTCCTGACAAGACTGCTGTCAGAAGATATGTCTATACTCCGGGATTTTTCAGGACAATTCCGGTCATGCCGGGAGCAATTGAAGCAGTAAAAACTTTAATGGAAGATTATGAGGTTTTCATTGTATCTGCTGCGACAGAATTTCCGCAATGTTTAGCAGAGAAGCTGGAATGGTTAAATGAATATTTTCCTTTTATCAGCTGGACAAATATCGTTTTGTGTGGTGACAAGAGTATTATCGATACAGATTACCTCATTGATGATCATTGTAAGAATCTTGACTTTTGTAAAGGAAAGCCTATTATGTTTAACGGATCACACAATGTGAATCAATTACACCATACCCGGGTAATGAATTGGGATGAAGTGTTAGCGTTGTTTGCACAAGAAGAGTTATCGGTATAA
- the mazG gene encoding nucleoside triphosphate pyrophosphohydrolase, with the protein MPNHIPPITAADPSAAFQRLLTVLDTLRTECPWDRKQTMETLRHLTIEETYELSDAILDGDLTEVKKELGDVMMHLVFYAKIASETNDFTIVDVLNSVCDKLINRHPHIYGDVEVQDENDVKRNWEQIKLKEGNKSVLGGVPASLPALVKASRIQEKARGIGFDWENKTQVWEKVEEELQEFKNEYNVVDNEAIDLEKAESEFGDLIFSLVNYARFIGINPENALEKTNRKFIKRFQYIESKAKDNGKALQDMTLAEMDVYWNEAKKL; encoded by the coding sequence ATGCCAAACCATATCCCTCCTATTACCGCAGCCGATCCTTCTGCTGCATTTCAAAGGCTATTAACTGTACTTGATACCTTGAGAACGGAATGTCCATGGGACAGAAAGCAAACTATGGAAACTTTACGTCACCTCACAATTGAGGAAACCTATGAGCTTTCTGATGCGATTCTGGATGGTGATTTAACTGAGGTTAAAAAGGAGTTAGGTGATGTGATGATGCACTTGGTTTTCTATGCGAAAATTGCTTCGGAAACGAATGACTTCACCATAGTAGATGTGCTGAACAGTGTTTGCGATAAACTGATCAACCGCCACCCTCATATTTATGGTGATGTGGAGGTACAGGATGAAAATGATGTTAAACGCAATTGGGAGCAAATTAAGTTAAAAGAAGGCAACAAGTCAGTATTAGGCGGTGTGCCTGCTTCTCTTCCGGCTTTGGTTAAGGCCAGCAGAATTCAGGAAAAAGCAAGAGGAATCGGTTTTGACTGGGAAAATAAAACTCAGGTTTGGGAAAAGGTAGAAGAAGAGCTTCAGGAATTTAAAAATGAATACAATGTCGTTGACAATGAAGCGATAGATCTTGAAAAAGCGGAATCAGAGTTTGGGGACCTTATTTTCTCTTTAGTCAATTATGCAAGATTTATTGGTATCAATCCTGAAAATGCGTTAGAAAAAACAAACAGAAAATTCATCAAGCGCTTTCAATATATAGAAAGTAAGGCGAAAGATAATGGGAAGGCCTTGCAGGATATGACTTTAGCAGAAATGGATGTGTACTGGAACGAAGCTAAAAAACTATAA
- a CDS encoding AI-2E family transporter — translation MKNISPPFYAKLALVLFSIICLGYLAILGHSLLAPLLASFLLALLLLPLANFLERKWRFKRSLASIVSVILMIAVIACIMLFLASQLTDLGQDWPLLKQQAVHSFESLQVWVSHTFNVNAHKQIDYLKDSATSALASSATVLGATLMTLSSTLLFLAFLLLFTFFILNYRRILFTFLITVFKEEHAEKVKQIVEQIQYIIKRYILGLFLQMLIVTTLTMIVLSLLGVKYAVLLGLITGIFNLVPYIGIFSSLLISMLITFATAGAAKVLFVLIAYVAIHTLDGNILMPLVVGSKVKINALFAFIGIVVGEMLWGISGMFLCIPYLAMLKIIFDRVDELKPWGLLLGEEKPQRKRKVYRITKKIKLEEPE, via the coding sequence ACCTGGCTATTTTAGGCCACAGCCTGCTGGCACCGCTACTGGCTTCTTTTTTATTAGCACTTTTGTTATTACCACTGGCAAATTTCCTGGAGCGGAAATGGAGGTTTAAAAGAAGTCTGGCCTCTATTGTATCGGTTATTCTCATGATTGCGGTTATTGCCTGCATTATGCTTTTTCTGGCGAGCCAGCTCACCGATTTAGGTCAGGACTGGCCTTTACTGAAGCAACAAGCCGTACATTCTTTTGAATCACTGCAAGTGTGGGTGTCCCATACTTTTAATGTAAATGCACATAAACAAATTGATTACTTAAAGGATAGCGCGACCAGCGCATTGGCATCCAGTGCCACTGTTTTAGGAGCCACTTTAATGACGTTATCTTCGACGTTATTATTTCTGGCTTTTCTTTTATTGTTTACTTTCTTCATTTTGAATTACCGCCGTATCCTGTTTACTTTCCTGATTACTGTTTTTAAAGAAGAACATGCAGAAAAGGTTAAACAAATAGTGGAGCAAATTCAGTACATTATTAAGCGTTATATTTTAGGATTATTTCTTCAGATGCTGATAGTGACGACCTTGACAATGATAGTATTATCCTTACTCGGGGTAAAGTATGCAGTCTTGCTGGGTTTGATTACAGGTATTTTTAACCTGGTACCTTATATCGGGATTTTCTCTTCTTTACTGATCAGTATGCTGATTACTTTTGCAACTGCTGGTGCAGCCAAAGTCTTGTTCGTTCTGATTGCTTATGTAGCTATACATACATTGGATGGCAATATTCTGATGCCACTGGTGGTAGGTTCGAAAGTAAAAATCAATGCTTTATTTGCGTTTATAGGCATTGTTGTTGGCGAAATGCTATGGGGTATTTCAGGGATGTTCTTATGTATTCCTTACCTGGCTATGTTGAAGATCATATTCGACCGCGTAGATGAGTTAAAGCCCTGGGGTCTTTTATTAGGTGAGGAGAAACCGCAGCGGAAACGAAAGGTATACCGCATTACCAAGAAAATAAAACTGGAAGAACCTGAGTAG
- a CDS encoding DeoR/GlpR family DNA-binding transcription regulator, producing MIKAERLQLIIEHIRKERKVLLGDLSTLLAVSEDTVRRDIKELSDQGLLKAVRGGAISRSPIPQHFREREHYDVSHKEIIAQKAIKLIKNGQVVLFDSGTSVLAIATHLPRDLQITVVTNSFPVATVLEDHPFIEVIFIGGRLNKSSFSTTGFEVIQTIRGIRPDICFLGICSIDLISGVTGISYEDCQIKKVMVETSKQVIAIATFEKLDTTEPYYITSASDLDIIITDTDPDHENLKSYRDLGIRLA from the coding sequence ATGATTAAGGCCGAAAGATTACAACTGATTATTGAGCATATCCGTAAAGAACGAAAAGTACTTTTAGGAGATTTAAGCACGCTTTTAGCGGTATCTGAAGATACCGTAAGACGTGATATTAAAGAGCTATCAGACCAGGGCTTGTTAAAAGCAGTGCGTGGCGGAGCTATTTCCCGCTCTCCTATCCCGCAGCATTTCAGAGAAAGAGAACATTATGACGTATCTCACAAAGAAATCATCGCACAAAAAGCAATAAAACTGATCAAAAATGGCCAGGTTGTTTTATTTGACTCAGGGACTTCTGTACTGGCTATTGCAACACATTTACCCAGAGACCTGCAAATTACGGTAGTCACCAATAGCTTTCCAGTAGCTACTGTACTGGAAGATCACCCTTTTATAGAAGTTATTTTTATAGGTGGCAGATTAAATAAATCATCTTTTTCTACCACAGGTTTTGAAGTCATACAAACGATCCGGGGTATCCGTCCGGATATCTGTTTTCTTGGAATATGCAGTATTGACCTGATTTCAGGGGTTACAGGCATTAGTTATGAAGACTGCCAGATTAAAAAGGTTATGGTGGAAACTTCCAAACAAGTGATCGCGATTGCTACATTTGAAAAGCTGGACACCACAGAGCCCTATTATATTACCAGTGCAAGTGACCTTGACATCATTATTACAGATACAGATCCTGACCATGAAAACCTGAAAAGCTATCGTGATCTGGGCATCAGATTAGCATAA
- a CDS encoding ABC transporter permease, with translation MNTEYFIARRIAIKSERTFSKLIVRIAIAGVMLSLAVMMLSVAIIKGFKTEIQEKVRGFVGDVRIFKLDLNNSFELTPFVPTAKTLADLKQNKDIAYFQSYATKPAIISANDEVEGVNFKGIAHNFNWDYIKKHLVSGRIMDFSDSTKATKEILISSFTANRLKLKTGDSFIMYFVQNPPRKRPFKIVGIYDIGVEEIDKSFVLGDINIIRRLNNWQPNEIGAIEIKLKEFSRLQQASDKIYSSMEINLKSESVKEYFPNIFTWLSLLDVNTRVLLVLMMIVGVINMITALLIMILERTNMIGMLKAFGMTDYSVMKVFLYNALYLVGVGLILGNILGLGLGFLQQYTHIFRLDQGSYYLSYVPIEFHFADVLLLNLAIIVICFVVLILPSLLVSRISPLKAIRFK, from the coding sequence TTGAATACAGAATATTTCATAGCCAGGCGAATTGCCATTAAATCAGAACGCACATTTTCTAAGCTGATCGTCCGTATTGCTATTGCGGGGGTGATGCTGAGTCTTGCTGTTATGATGTTGTCTGTTGCCATTATTAAAGGCTTTAAAACAGAAATACAAGAAAAAGTCAGAGGATTTGTTGGGGATGTAAGGATTTTTAAACTCGATTTAAACAACTCCTTTGAGCTTACACCTTTCGTACCTACGGCTAAAACTTTAGCTGATCTGAAACAGAATAAGGATATTGCTTATTTTCAGTCTTATGCTACAAAGCCAGCCATCATTTCTGCGAACGATGAAGTAGAAGGGGTTAATTTTAAAGGGATAGCGCATAATTTTAACTGGGATTATATTAAGAAACACTTAGTTAGTGGCAGGATCATGGACTTTTCTGACAGTACGAAAGCAACTAAAGAAATCCTGATCTCTTCTTTCACTGCTAACCGGCTCAAACTTAAAACCGGAGATAGCTTTATCATGTATTTCGTGCAAAATCCTCCACGGAAGCGCCCATTTAAGATAGTAGGGATTTATGATATCGGAGTAGAGGAAATTGATAAAAGTTTTGTATTGGGTGATATCAATATAATCAGGCGTTTAAATAACTGGCAGCCTAATGAGATTGGTGCGATTGAGATCAAGCTTAAAGAGTTCTCGCGTTTGCAGCAAGCCTCAGATAAAATTTATTCTTCTATGGAGATTAATCTTAAATCGGAATCTGTCAAAGAATACTTTCCTAATATCTTCACGTGGCTGTCGTTATTAGATGTGAATACCAGGGTATTACTTGTTTTAATGATGATTGTTGGGGTAATTAATATGATTACAGCACTGCTGATCATGATTTTGGAAAGAACCAATATGATTGGAATGTTAAAGGCCTTTGGAATGACTGATTACAGTGTAATGAAGGTCTTTTTATACAACGCTTTATACTTGGTCGGGGTAGGCTTGATACTCGGGAACATCCTGGGTTTAGGTTTGGGCTTTTTACAGCAATATACGCACATATTCAGGCTGGATCAGGGATCTTATTATTTGTCTTATGTGCCTATAGAATTCCATTTTGCCGATGTGCTGCTTCTTAATCTCGCCATAATTGTAATTTGTTTCGTGGTATTGATCCTGCCTTCGTTACTGGTCAGCAGAATATCTCCGCTAAAAGCGATACGTTTTAAATAA
- a CDS encoding exo-beta-N-acetylmuramidase NamZ domain-containing protein, whose product MKLSSSIILPVCLAMFSLQACANAKVTDSDSSSLKPIVRKTENHEIRTGAAQTERYLPLLKGKRIGMVVNPTSVINETTVVDSLLKRGVNIVKIFGPEHGFRGNASAGIKVDDAIDQKTGIKAISLYGKHEIPTPADLADVDLMVFDIQDVGVRFYTYINTLQYVMQACAENKKELLILDRPNPNGFYIDGPILDSRLISGIGLKPIPIVHGLTVGEYAQMLNGEGWLKNKVQCKITIIKVADYNHDMPYDLPVKPSPNLNTQQSILLYPTLCLFEGTYLSQGRGTLFPFTVLGAPALKGKYSFSFTPKSIKGMAETPLHQNQECYGLDLRNYNISNLRKEKVLNLKWLIELYQAYPDKADFFNFKLSKQMNNFDKLAGVYSLKEQIIAGKSEKEIRASWEPGLSQYKKMRKKYLLYP is encoded by the coding sequence ATGAAACTATCTTCCTCAATAATACTTCCGGTTTGCCTGGCTATGTTTAGCCTGCAGGCCTGTGCCAATGCTAAAGTGACTGATAGCGATAGTTCCAGCCTGAAGCCAATAGTACGGAAAACTGAGAACCATGAAATCCGGACCGGAGCCGCACAAACTGAAAGATACTTGCCACTGCTTAAAGGAAAACGGATTGGAATGGTAGTTAATCCGACTTCCGTAATTAATGAGACTACAGTTGTAGATAGTCTTTTAAAACGCGGTGTCAATATTGTCAAAATCTTTGGGCCTGAGCACGGTTTCAGAGGCAATGCCAGTGCGGGAATCAAAGTAGACGATGCGATAGATCAGAAAACAGGGATTAAAGCAATCTCCTTATATGGTAAACATGAGATTCCTACCCCGGCCGATTTAGCCGATGTTGATCTCATGGTATTTGATATTCAGGATGTGGGTGTACGTTTCTATACTTATATCAATACCCTGCAATATGTGATGCAGGCTTGCGCAGAAAATAAAAAAGAACTGCTCATTCTGGACAGGCCAAATCCTAATGGTTTTTATATTGATGGCCCTATTCTGGATTCCAGATTGATATCGGGTATCGGATTGAAACCAATTCCAATTGTCCATGGACTTACCGTTGGAGAGTATGCGCAGATGTTAAATGGAGAAGGCTGGCTGAAAAATAAAGTGCAATGTAAAATCACGATTATTAAAGTAGCAGATTACAACCATGATATGCCTTATGATTTACCTGTTAAGCCCTCTCCGAATTTAAATACACAGCAATCTATTTTACTTTACCCTACGTTATGTCTTTTTGAAGGGACATATTTGAGCCAGGGCCGTGGAACGCTGTTTCCTTTTACAGTTTTAGGGGCGCCGGCACTGAAAGGGAAGTATAGCTTTTCTTTCACGCCGAAGAGCATCAAAGGAATGGCGGAAACTCCTTTACATCAAAACCAGGAATGCTATGGGCTGGACCTGAGAAATTATAATATTTCAAACCTTAGGAAGGAAAAGGTGTTAAACCTTAAGTGGCTTATTGAATTGTACCAGGCTTATCCGGATAAAGCAGATTTTTTCAACTTCAAGCTCAGCAAGCAAATGAATAATTTTGATAAGCTCGCTGGTGTTTATAGCTTAAAGGAGCAAATTATTGCAGGCAAATCTGAAAAAGAAATCAGGGCAAGCTGGGAACCAGGATTAAGTCAATATAAAAAGATGCGCAAGAAATACTTGCTGTATCCTTAA
- a CDS encoding DNA topoisomerase IB, whose translation MVQTSEEIKEIGLVYVTDSMPGLYRKGKPGKFYYEDHNGQRVKDEAQLERIKALVLPPAWTEVWIAAKKNAYLQATGMDVAKRKQYRYHTKWTSRRSDLKYYRLLEFGKALPQARKRIAKDLKRPVYDEQKVLAICVQLMQKTLIRVGNEAYAQLYGSYGLSTLRNKHAKINGNVLQLKFVGKKGVKQEVALNDKNLAKMVKNCMEIPGQDLFQYYTADSERRAIDSGMINNYIKEITGSDFTAKDFRTWGGTLEALRQLAICTGNVEEERPKKKIVTEVMKCVASKLGNTPAVCKSSYVYPLLIEAFEQDQLLKYMKKIHTTRPDTIQAMENDEKVLMKFLKAVQKKL comes from the coding sequence ATGGTTCAGACTTCAGAAGAAATTAAAGAAATTGGTTTGGTATATGTTACTGACAGTATGCCTGGTCTTTACCGTAAAGGAAAACCCGGAAAATTTTATTACGAAGACCACAACGGTCAGCGGGTAAAAGATGAAGCGCAGCTGGAAAGAATTAAAGCATTGGTATTACCACCTGCCTGGACTGAGGTCTGGATTGCAGCAAAAAAGAATGCTTATTTGCAAGCAACCGGAATGGATGTTGCAAAGCGCAAACAATACCGTTACCATACCAAATGGACTTCCCGAAGATCTGATCTTAAATATTACCGGTTACTGGAGTTCGGAAAAGCTTTACCACAAGCCAGGAAGAGGATCGCGAAAGACTTGAAAAGGCCTGTGTACGACGAACAGAAGGTTTTGGCTATTTGTGTACAACTCATGCAAAAGACACTCATTCGCGTTGGCAATGAGGCTTACGCGCAGCTTTATGGTAGTTATGGCTTGTCTACGCTCAGAAATAAACATGCTAAAATAAATGGGAATGTACTCCAGTTAAAATTTGTAGGTAAAAAAGGGGTAAAGCAAGAAGTTGCCCTTAACGATAAAAACCTCGCCAAAATGGTCAAAAACTGTATGGAGATTCCCGGACAAGACTTGTTTCAATACTATACCGCTGATTCAGAACGCAGGGCGATAGATTCAGGGATGATTAACAATTATATCAAAGAAATTACCGGAAGTGATTTTACTGCTAAAGATTTTCGTACCTGGGGCGGGACATTGGAAGCTTTAAGGCAGCTGGCCATTTGCACTGGTAATGTAGAAGAAGAACGGCCTAAGAAAAAGATTGTGACCGAAGTCATGAAATGTGTGGCCAGTAAATTAGGCAATACACCTGCGGTCTGCAAAAGTTCCTATGTATATCCGCTGCTGATTGAAGCTTTTGAACAGGATCAATTGTTAAAGTATATGAAGAAAATACATACCACCAGGCCCGATACTATCCAGGCGATGGAAAATGATGAAAAAGTCTTAATGAAGTTTCTTAAAGCAGTACAAAAGAAATTATAG